Proteins encoded by one window of Vigna radiata var. radiata cultivar VC1973A chromosome 5, Vradiata_ver6, whole genome shotgun sequence:
- the LOC106761106 gene encoding transcription factor bHLH115, whose product MDMNSSTGASGWLYDYGFDIPVAGADFMVAADSAGFTWGPQNHTLKGPSHTSLEMEYSLDSTVLENSPSKRLKTESCASGAKACREKMRRDKLNDRFLELSSILEPGRPPKTDKVAILSDAARVVVQLRNETERLKEMNDELQGKVKELKAEKNELRDEKNMLKEEKEKLEQQVKLTNIQNSFLPQGPAAKGQVGTHKLIPFIGYPGIAMWQFMPPAAVDTSKDHLLRPPVA is encoded by the exons ATGGACATGAATTCCTCAACTGGTGCCTCCGGTTGGCTTTATGATTATGGCTTTGATATCCCTGTAGCCGGTGCTGACTTCATGGTTGCAGCAGACTCTGCAGGTTTTACTTGGGGGCCTCAAAATCACACCTTGAAGGGTCCTTCACATACCAG CTTGGAAATGGAATACTCACTGGATTCAACTGTTCTGGAAAATAGTCCTTCAAAGCG GTTAAAGACCGAGTCGTGTGCATCTGGCGCCAAGGCGTGTCGCGAAAAAATGCGAAGGGATAAACTGAATGATAG GTTTCTGGAATTGAGTTCCATCTTGGAGCCTGGTAGGCCGCCCAAAACAGACAAAGTTGCAATATTAAGTGATGCTGCTCGAGTGGTAGTCCAATTGAGAAATGAAACCGAAAGGCTTAAGGAAATGAATGATGAACTACAGGGAAAAGTTAAAGAATTGAAG GCTGAGAAGAATGAGCTTCGTGATGAGAAGAATATGctgaaggaagagaaagaaaagttggAGCAGCAGGTAAAACTGACAAATATACAGAACAGCTTCCTCCCTCAAGGCCCAGCTGCTAAAGGACAAGTTGGTACCCATAAGCTGATACCTTTCATTGGCTATCCTGGAATTGCTATGTGGCAGTTTATGCCCCCTGCTGCAGTTGATACATCAAAGGATCATCTGCTTCGACCTCCAGTTGCATAA
- the LOC106761634 gene encoding uclacyanin 1: MVVPEIIFRVSFLAILIKLALATDYIVGGPNGGWDTNSNLQSWASSQIFSVGDNLVFNYPPNHDVVEVTKADYDSCQPTNPIQSYNDGATTIPLTSPGKRYFICGTMGHCSQGMKVEVNTLATATASATPAASPEDSTTPSAESPEEIPTAPSPSFQTPIFSPVIPSTGFPASVSPLAPSPLFQTHLESPILSPVIPSTEFPASASPLAQHSQDVSASSTKEGILQASFAVLSSFLMMFMAF; encoded by the exons ATGGTTGTTCCAGAAATCATCTTCAGGGTATCTTTTTTGGCCATACTCATCAAATTGGCCTTGGCTACAGATTACATTGTTGGAGGCCCAAATGGTGGGTGGGACACAAACTCAAACCTTCAATCATGGGCATCATCTCAAATATTTTCAGTGGGAGACAATCTAG TTTTCAACTACCCGCCAAACCATGATGTTGTTGAAGTTACAAAGGCAGACTATGATTCTTGCCAGCCAACTAACCCTATTCAGTCTTACAACGATGGCGCCACAACCATCCCTCTCACTTCACCAGGGAAAAGATACTTCATCTGTGGGACAATGGGACATTGCAGCCAAGGAATGAAGGTTGAAGTAAACACTCTTGCAACTGCAACAGCTTCTGCCACACCAGCAGCATCTCCTGAAGATTCTACTACCCCGTCTGCAGAATCTCCTGAAGAAATTCCCACAGCACCGAGTCCATCGTTCCAAACTCCTATATTTTCTCCAGTCATTCCTTCCACTGGATTTCCTGCTTCTGTTTCACCTCTAGCACCGAGTCCATTGTTCCAAACTCATCTTGAAAGTCCTATACTCTCTCCAGTCATTCCTTCTACTGAATTTCCTGCTTCTGCTTCACCTCTAGCACAACATTCGCAAGACGTGTCAGCTTCATCTACCAAGGAAGGAATTCTACAAGCCTCCTTTGCGGTACTTTCAAGCTTTCTAATGATGTTTATGGCCTTCTAA